AAAGACAGCGCAGGACTATTTCGACCTTGCCCGTCAGGAAGAAGCCGATGGAGATTATGCAAAGGCTCGTCAGAACTACTTCAAGGCAAAAGACTATGATGCCTTGCGGTTCCGCGCCCCGGAAGAATTTAACGATGCATTGCGTTCATTGGCAAAACAATACTCCTGTCCTATCGTTCCTACGCTGGCATATTTTGAAAACGCCTCCCCTAATGGCGTTATTGGGAACTCGTTAATCCTGGAACATCTTCATCCCAACATTAATGGGTACTTTTTGATTGCGAAGGCTTTCTACGAAACGATGAAGGCAAACAAGATGATTAATTCATACTGGCCTCCGGACAGCGTAGGTCTGGAACGAGGAAAAGGAGTGACTCAATTGGACAGCGTTTATGGTGCCATGGTCATTCAACATTTAAAATCGGGCTGGCCCTTTCAACCTAAATCCGTTCCTAATCGTTTTATGGAAAATTTTCGACCCGCAAATCACATTCAAGAGATCGCGTTTGCCGTGATGCAAACGGGTTTGAGTCTGGAAGTTGGTCATATGGAATTGGGCGATTACTATGAGAATCATGGTGAATTAGAGAGGGCATTTGACGAGTACGAAGCTCTGATGACATCGATTCCACAGGTGATGGATTTTTACAAGAAGGCCGCGGGTATTCTGCTCATGGAAAAGAAATATGACCGGGCGGAGGAACTGTTGAAGGTATCTCTGGGATATAAGGAAACCGTCTTCGCTTACAAGTGGCTGGGACAGATTGACCTGATGAATAAAAATTATGGGGAAGCGATCTCATATCTGACGAGAGCTGATTCTCTGGACAGACAAGATGTTCAGGTGGTATTCAATTTGAGCCGGGCTTACTATTTAGACGGCCGATTGGGTGAAGGCGACAAGTATTTCATAAAATTGCAGAGTCTATCTCCAAAACCCGAGGACATTGCTTATCTCAACAATTTGCGTGCATCGGTCCGCGCCAAGTGAGAAACGTTCAGATTGTCGATGGGGGCTTTGTCAACGGAACGGCAATTCATCTGACCGAAAAATCTTATCGCCGCACGGATTATTATCGTGAAGACTGTCTTTGAAATTGGTTCAGCAGAATATAGCTTGAGATACCGATTTCAAACGCACGACTTAGCGGAATGTGACCCAAAAGTCAAAATCAAGTTTTAAAAGTCGGAAATCTGTTTAACTTTAGATTGTAATTCGCAGTACGAGGATGCAACCCCAGAAACCTAAGCAGCTTTTCGCACGCGTCCCTGCTTGATGCAAGACGCGCAAACGTTTATGCGCCTGACCTTGCCGTCGATCACCGCGCGTACGCTTTGCAGATTCGGATTCCATCTGCGGTTGGTGATGTTGTGAGCATGACTCACATTGTGACCGTAAATCGGTTTTTTTCCGCAGACTTCACAGATTTTTGCCATTCACTTCTCCAAGATTTCGTATAATTTAGTATCTGCAACCCTTTTTTTCAAGACTACCCTCGCAACTTTTGTGTTGAAACTCCACCCAGCGAGTGATATATTTTTCAATTACGAGTTGGCAATCATAAAATTTTTCACGACCACGATCGAAAAGAGTTTAGGTAAAAATCTATAATCAATGCCAATGAACTTGAGAAGTATTCTTGTAACCGGTGGCGCGGGCTTTATCGGCAGCAATTTCATAAGATTCTTTTTAGAAAAGCATGATAATGTCGACCTCATAAATCTTGACAAGTTGACTTATGCCGGCAATCTTGAAAGCCTGCGCGACGTTGAGTCAAACCCCAGGTATCATTTTTATCGCGGAGATATTTCCGATGCTGCATTCGTGAAGCGGCTCTTTCATGAATGGCATTGCGATGCAATAGTTAATTTTGCTGCGGAGTCGCACGTTGACAGGAGTATTCTCGGCCCTCAAGTTTTTATCGAAACAAATGTCCGAGGAACCATGGTGCTCCTTGAGGCAGCGAGGGAATTTGGCGTAGAAAAATTCCTGCAGGTGTCGACAGATGAGGTCTACGGCTCGCTCGGAGCGAAAGGGAAATTTACCGAAGCAAATAACCTTTCACCGAATAGCCCTTATTCGGCGAGCAAAGCAAGTGCAGATGTGCTCGTGCGGGCATGGCTGAAAACTTTCAATGTTCCGACTGTTATCACAAGATGCTCAAACAATTACGGGCCATTTCAGTTTCCCGAAAAATTCATACCGTTGATGATAATTAACGCGATGCAGAACAGGGAGCTTCCGATCTACGGTGATGGTGAAAATGTACGAGACTGG
The nucleotide sequence above comes from Candidatus Acidiferrales bacterium. Encoded proteins:
- the rpmB gene encoding 50S ribosomal protein L28 — its product is MAKICEVCGKKPIYGHNVSHAHNITNRRWNPNLQSVRAVIDGKVRRINVCASCIKQGRVRKAA
- the rfbB gene encoding dTDP-glucose 4,6-dehydratase, coding for MNLRSILVTGGAGFIGSNFIRFFLEKHDNVDLINLDKLTYAGNLESLRDVESNPRYHFYRGDISDAAFVKRLFHEWHCDAIVNFAAESHVDRSILGPQVFIETNVRGTMVLLEAAREFGVEKFLQVSTDEVYGSLGAKGKFTEANNLSPNSPYSASKASADVLVRAWLKTFNVPTVITRCSNNYGPFQFPEKFIPLMIINAMQNRELPIYGDGENVRDWIFVEDHCEAIDTVLYHGVVGEIYNIGGGNEIRNIEMAKLILKRLGKPESLLKFVKDRPGHDRRYAMDSSKIEIELRWKPHRSFEEGIEETIRWYTDHEDWWRRIISGEYQHYYKLQYEGR